One window of the Candidatus Zixiibacteriota bacterium genome contains the following:
- a CDS encoding hypothetical protein (Evidence 5 : Unknown function): MPGWGIPGLFAMIWPASGYGTGFFGVPGLYEAPCINWSDSFDTKKVVNGPREGLVTEVKWKIW, translated from the coding sequence GTGCCGGGGTGGGGAATTCCGGGCTTATTTGCAATGATTTGGCCGGCAAGCGGTTACGGCACAGGATTTTTTGGAGTGCCTGGATTGTATGAAGCCCCCTGCATAAATTGGAGCGACAGTTTTGATACCAAAAAGGTGGTGAATGGTCCGAGGGAAGGGTTGGTGACGGAGGTAAAATGGAAAATCTGGTAG